The Fulvivirga ligni genome window below encodes:
- a CDS encoding glycoside hydrolase family 3 N-terminal domain-containing protein codes for MKTYPKILFTLLSFILSGSLFAQDAIYKNPNQSIEARAKDLVSKMTLEEKVLQMMHTAPAIPRLDLPAYNWWNEALHGVGRSGSATVFPQAIALGATFDSDLALKVSTAISDEARAMYNAALAKDYHQKYGGLTFWTPNINIFRDPRWGRGQETYGEDPYLTSQLGVSFVKGLQGNDPKYLKTAACAKHFAVHSGPERLRHEFNAVASKKDLFETYLPAFHALVDADVEAVMCAYNATNGEPCCSNKYLLQELLRKDWGFDGHVVSDCWAIVDFYQGHKNVENVTEAAALAVNTGVNLNCGDEYPALVEAVKQGLISEETIDNALAHLLETRFKLGMFDPKENVPFNNISPEVINSKEHRALAKEVASKSIVLLKNNGVLPLKNDLPTYYVTGPNAANVESLVGNYYGVNPEMVTVLEGITKAIQPGSQLQYRPGVLLDRNNVNPIDWSSDVAKLSDATFMVMGINGLIEGEEGESIASEHYGDRLDYNLPKNQIDYLRKLKNGNDNPVIAIVTGGSPMNLAEVQEIADAVLLVWYPGEEGGNAVADIVFGKTSPSGRLPITFPKSFDQLPDYENYDMEGRTYKYMTKEPLYPFGYGLSYTTFTYSDIQLSTKTAKTKKVEPLTVSALVKNTGKTEGEEVVQLYITDKDASTRTPLFSLHGIKRVKLKAGASERVTFTITKDMLYLIDDEGQSKLEKGDFDIFIGGSLPGERSKALGMPEVAKTTLTLK; via the coding sequence ATGAAAACCTACCCTAAAATTCTATTTACACTATTATCATTCATTCTCTCCGGCTCCTTGTTCGCGCAAGACGCTATTTACAAAAACCCAAACCAATCCATTGAAGCCAGAGCCAAAGATCTGGTGAGCAAAATGACTTTGGAAGAAAAGGTATTGCAAATGATGCATACTGCCCCTGCCATACCGCGACTGGATTTACCCGCCTACAACTGGTGGAACGAAGCACTGCATGGAGTAGGCCGTTCCGGATCAGCAACGGTATTTCCTCAGGCCATAGCTCTGGGGGCTACTTTTGATTCAGACCTGGCATTGAAAGTATCCACCGCCATTTCTGATGAAGCGCGAGCGATGTATAATGCAGCTCTTGCTAAAGATTATCATCAAAAGTATGGTGGGCTCACCTTCTGGACTCCTAATATTAATATCTTCAGAGATCCCAGATGGGGCCGTGGACAGGAAACTTATGGAGAAGATCCATACCTTACCTCCCAGTTAGGTGTTTCGTTTGTAAAAGGTCTTCAGGGAAATGATCCCAAATATTTAAAAACAGCGGCCTGCGCTAAACACTTTGCTGTGCATAGCGGCCCGGAAAGATTAAGACACGAGTTCAATGCGGTAGCCAGCAAGAAAGACCTTTTTGAGACTTACTTACCAGCCTTTCATGCACTGGTAGATGCTGATGTAGAAGCAGTTATGTGTGCATACAATGCCACCAACGGTGAGCCCTGCTGCTCTAATAAATATCTACTACAAGAGCTACTGAGAAAAGACTGGGGTTTCGATGGGCATGTGGTGAGTGACTGCTGGGCCATTGTAGACTTTTACCAGGGGCATAAAAATGTTGAAAATGTAACCGAAGCCGCTGCTTTGGCAGTGAACACGGGCGTCAATCTTAACTGTGGTGATGAATATCCTGCTCTGGTAGAAGCTGTAAAGCAAGGCTTGATTTCTGAAGAAACCATTGACAATGCCCTGGCTCATTTATTAGAAACACGCTTCAAACTAGGCATGTTTGATCCTAAAGAGAACGTACCTTTCAACAATATTTCTCCCGAGGTAATCAACAGCAAAGAGCACCGAGCATTAGCCAAGGAAGTGGCCTCCAAATCCATCGTGCTACTTAAAAACAATGGTGTTCTTCCATTGAAAAATGACCTTCCCACTTATTATGTAACAGGTCCAAATGCTGCTAATGTGGAGTCATTAGTCGGAAACTATTATGGTGTAAATCCTGAAATGGTAACGGTTTTGGAAGGCATCACCAAAGCCATTCAACCGGGAAGTCAGCTACAATACAGACCAGGCGTTTTGCTGGACAGGAACAATGTTAACCCCATTGACTGGTCGAGCGATGTGGCTAAATTAAGCGATGCTACCTTTATGGTAATGGGTATCAATGGCCTGATTGAAGGCGAAGAAGGTGAATCTATTGCTTCTGAGCATTATGGTGATCGCCTGGATTACAACTTGCCCAAGAATCAAATTGATTATTTAAGAAAGCTTAAAAATGGAAATGACAATCCGGTAATTGCCATTGTAACAGGAGGCAGCCCCATGAATCTGGCAGAGGTTCAGGAAATAGCTGATGCTGTACTTTTGGTGTGGTATCCGGGTGAAGAAGGAGGTAATGCTGTAGCTGATATTGTATTTGGAAAAACTTCTCCATCGGGCAGATTGCCTATTACTTTTCCGAAATCATTCGATCAGTTGCCTGATTATGAAAACTATGACATGGAAGGCCGTACTTATAAATACATGACCAAGGAGCCTCTTTATCCTTTTGGGTATGGTTTAAGCTACACCACCTTCACATATTCTGATATTCAGCTTTCTACCAAAACAGCAAAAACCAAAAAGGTTGAGCCGCTAACCGTTTCCGCATTAGTGAAAAATACTGGCAAAACTGAAGGAGAAGAGGTAGTGCAATTATATATCACTGATAAAGACGCAAGTACAAGAACCCCATTATTCTCTTTGCACGGCATAAAGAGAGTGAAGTTGAAAGCAGGTGCTTCTGAAAGAGTGACTTTTACCATCACTAAAGACATGCTTTACCTCATTGATGACGAAGGACAAAGCAAATTAGAAAAAGGCGATTTCGATATATTTATCGGTGGCTCACTTCCTGGTGAGAGAAGTAAGGCATTAGGCATGCCTGAAGTGGCAAAAACTACGTTGACTTTAAAATAA
- a CDS encoding alpha-glucuronidase family glycosyl hydrolase gives MKFKLLLFFLFVTSICLAEDGYDLWLRYKPIEDTALKSQYKELLHKYVANESSPTMAAAVQELKCALNGLLDYQITTESKPSGKTLLMGTPENSKYIASMKLDKDLQKIGNEGFIIISQKGNTVITANTDVGVLYGTFHFLQLVQMHQPIERLHIVSSPKVKLRVLNHWDNLDRTVERGYAGFSLWDWHKLPDYIDPKYIDYARANASIGINGTVLTNVNANALILTDTYIQKVKALADAFRPYGLKVYLTARFSAPIEIGGLKTADPLNEEVKQWWKDKVDEIYKAIPDFGGFLVKANSEGQPGPQNYGRTHADGANMMADAVSPHGGVVMWRAFVYSNEEPDDRAKQAYNEFKPLDGKFRENVIIQVKNGAIDFQPREPFHPLFGAMPKTPLMMEFQITQEYLGQGTHLAYLAEMYKECLDADTYAQGKGSTVAKVIDGSLDNHQLTGMAGVSNIGTDRNWTGQIFGQANWYCFGRLAWDHQLTSEAIVEEWIRMTFSNEPQTVKTIKNVMLGSREAVVNYMTPLGLHHMMGWGHHYGPGPWVANKHRADWTSVYYHKADKEGIGFDRTASGSNAVSQYFPEVAKQFSSLDECPEKYLLWFHHLPWTYTMKSGRSLWDELCYKYQAGVDSVGQMQEQWNSLQGKVDEERFDQVKSFLQIQKNEAEWWRNACLLYFQTFSGKPIPDDIPKADHTLEYYEELSFPYAPGH, from the coding sequence ATGAAATTTAAACTGCTGTTGTTCTTCCTTTTTGTTACTTCAATCTGCCTGGCTGAAGATGGTTATGACTTATGGTTAAGGTATAAGCCCATAGAAGATACGGCTCTTAAAAGTCAATACAAAGAGCTTTTACACAAGTATGTGGCTAATGAAAGTAGCCCTACCATGGCGGCTGCCGTTCAGGAATTAAAATGTGCCTTAAATGGACTTTTGGACTATCAAATAACAACTGAGTCCAAGCCTTCTGGTAAAACCTTGTTGATGGGAACGCCAGAAAACTCAAAGTATATTGCTTCCATGAAGCTGGATAAAGATCTGCAAAAGATTGGAAATGAAGGCTTTATCATAATATCTCAAAAAGGAAATACTGTAATAACCGCCAATACCGATGTAGGGGTGTTATACGGCACTTTTCATTTTCTTCAGCTCGTGCAGATGCATCAACCTATTGAGCGCTTGCATATTGTGAGTAGCCCTAAAGTGAAACTCCGTGTACTTAACCACTGGGATAACCTGGACAGAACAGTGGAGCGGGGATATGCCGGATTCTCTTTGTGGGATTGGCACAAGCTTCCCGATTATATTGACCCAAAGTATATTGATTATGCCAGAGCCAATGCTTCCATAGGTATAAATGGCACCGTGCTTACCAACGTAAATGCCAACGCTCTGATTTTAACTGATACTTACATTCAAAAAGTAAAGGCCTTAGCCGATGCATTCAGACCTTATGGCCTAAAAGTTTATCTCACAGCCAGGTTTAGTGCACCCATAGAAATTGGAGGTCTGAAAACTGCAGATCCTCTCAATGAAGAAGTAAAGCAATGGTGGAAGGATAAAGTAGATGAAATTTATAAGGCCATTCCGGACTTTGGTGGGTTTTTAGTGAAAGCCAACTCTGAAGGCCAACCTGGTCCACAGAATTATGGCAGAACCCATGCTGATGGCGCTAATATGATGGCAGACGCGGTATCTCCTCACGGCGGTGTAGTGATGTGGCGCGCCTTTGTTTATAGCAATGAAGAACCTGACGACAGAGCCAAGCAGGCGTATAATGAATTCAAGCCGTTAGACGGAAAGTTCAGGGAAAATGTGATAATTCAGGTGAAGAATGGTGCCATCGACTTCCAGCCCAGAGAGCCATTTCACCCTCTCTTTGGCGCTATGCCCAAAACACCTTTGATGATGGAGTTTCAAATTACACAAGAATATTTAGGGCAGGGTACCCACCTGGCCTATCTGGCGGAAATGTATAAGGAATGTCTTGATGCAGATACTTATGCTCAAGGCAAAGGGTCCACAGTGGCTAAAGTGATAGATGGTTCTCTGGATAATCATCAGCTCACTGGTATGGCTGGGGTGTCTAATATTGGAACAGACAGAAACTGGACAGGACAGATCTTTGGTCAGGCCAACTGGTACTGTTTTGGGCGTTTGGCGTGGGATCATCAGCTTACCTCAGAGGCTATTGTCGAAGAGTGGATCAGAATGACTTTTTCTAACGAGCCACAAACAGTAAAAACCATTAAAAATGTAATGTTAGGCTCACGTGAGGCGGTAGTCAATTATATGACTCCACTTGGCCTGCATCACATGATGGGCTGGGGACACCATTATGGACCGGGCCCATGGGTAGCTAATAAGCACCGGGCCGACTGGACCTCAGTATATTACCATAAAGCTGATAAAGAAGGGATAGGTTTCGATCGAACCGCTTCGGGTAGCAATGCCGTGAGTCAATATTTCCCAGAAGTGGCTAAGCAATTTTCCTCATTGGATGAATGTCCTGAGAAGTATTTGCTGTGGTTTCATCATTTGCCCTGGACTTACACCATGAAGTCTGGCAGAAGCCTTTGGGATGAACTCTGCTATAAATATCAAGCCGGAGTGGACAGTGTAGGACAGATGCAAGAACAATGGAATAGTTTGCAGGGGAAAGTGGATGAAGAAAGATTTGATCAGGTAAAGTCCTTTTTGCAAATTCAAAAGAATGAGGCTGAATGGTGGAGAAATGCATGTCTGCTATATTTTCAGACCTTTTCGGGAAAGCCCATTCCGGACGACATTCCCAAAGCAGACCATACTTTGGAGTACTATGAAGAGTTATCTTTTCCTTATGCTCCAGGGCATTAA
- the uxuA gene encoding mannonate dehydratase, whose product MKKYLMEQTMRWYGPNDPVSLSDIRQAGCTGVVTALHHIPVGEVWSVEEIIKRKQTIEQAGMSWTVVESLPVHEDIKKQTGDYEQLIASYQESLKHLAMCGIKVVTYNFMPILDWMRTEPFYVLENGSKALRFEKLAFIAFDLFLLKRPGAEEDYSEDEINQAKIHFDQITQDQKDDLFQQALLGLPGSDERFTPEGILLALKNYEFIDARQLKHHLAFFLQQVVPVAEQVGIQLAIHPDDPPYSILGLPRIVSTEQDLDDILEAAPSPANGLCFCTGSLGIRPDNDILRMLKKYASHVHFLHLRNTKRDEHGNFYEANHLDGDTDMVAVIQEVLNIMNSENRSIPMRPDHGHQMLDDLRKVTYPGYTGIGRLKGLAELRGVERALAS is encoded by the coding sequence ATGAAGAAATATTTGATGGAGCAAACCATGAGATGGTATGGCCCTAATGATCCGGTAAGTTTAAGTGATATTCGCCAGGCAGGCTGCACGGGCGTGGTTACAGCCCTGCATCACATACCTGTAGGTGAGGTGTGGTCAGTGGAGGAGATTATTAAAAGAAAGCAGACTATTGAACAAGCCGGTATGTCCTGGACGGTAGTAGAAAGCCTGCCGGTGCATGAAGATATAAAAAAGCAGACCGGAGATTATGAACAGCTCATTGCTAGCTATCAGGAAAGTCTGAAGCATCTGGCTATGTGTGGTATTAAGGTAGTGACCTATAACTTTATGCCCATTTTAGACTGGATGCGTACTGAGCCATTTTACGTTTTGGAGAATGGAAGCAAAGCATTAAGGTTTGAGAAACTGGCATTTATTGCTTTTGATCTGTTTCTACTGAAAAGGCCTGGGGCTGAAGAAGATTATTCTGAAGATGAAATAAACCAGGCTAAAATTCATTTCGATCAAATTACTCAGGATCAGAAAGATGACCTCTTTCAGCAGGCTTTGCTGGGACTTCCGGGTAGTGATGAGAGGTTTACGCCAGAAGGCATCTTGTTAGCCTTGAAAAATTATGAATTTATAGATGCCAGACAGTTGAAACATCATCTGGCTTTCTTTTTACAGCAGGTAGTACCTGTGGCAGAACAAGTAGGAATACAGCTGGCCATTCACCCGGATGATCCTCCCTATTCTATCCTAGGTCTCCCACGCATAGTAAGCACAGAACAAGATCTGGATGATATTCTTGAAGCAGCACCTTCTCCTGCTAACGGACTTTGCTTCTGCACTGGAAGCCTGGGCATAAGGCCTGATAATGACATCCTTCGCATGCTGAAAAAGTATGCCAGCCATGTGCATTTTCTTCACTTGAGAAATACCAAAAGAGATGAACACGGCAACTTTTATGAAGCCAATCACCTGGATGGGGACACCGATATGGTAGCCGTAATCCAGGAAGTATTAAATATAATGAATTCAGAAAATCGGTCTATCCCTATGAGGCCCGATCACGGTCACCAAATGTTGGATGATTTAAGAAAAGTGACCTATCCTGGTTATACGGGCATTGGAAGATTGAAAGGGTTAGCAGAGTTGCGAGGGGTGGAGCGGGCTTTGGCAAGTTAA